One genomic window of Methanosalsum zhilinae DSM 4017 includes the following:
- the larA gene encoding nickel-dependent lactate racemase, which yields MATVELPYGNTRMVLEVPDKNLSQIILPSEPDITESEGEILKGALNNPINNKSLQEIADSKSSVAIIVSDATRASPTKKMLPPLFEKLHEAGVRDENITIIFALGLHRKQSEEEMRYIVGDDIYERIRCIEHDRSRCRRVGVTSAGTPVEVFEEVLDSDIIICTGNIELHYYAGYSGGAKAILPGVSSEESVIANHRLMVNERATSGNIESPVRIDMEDAINFVKVDFLFNAIIDSKKNIVAATAGHIIDAHRKGVEVVDQMYKVEVEPADIVIVSAGGYPKDINLYQAQKALENAKSAVKEGGSILMVAECKDGFGNAIYEKWNRELKTPDDVLNKFHHSFELGGHKAAFVAQLTKKSKLYLSSDLPEVDVRNAFCVPFKGIQEQLDDLLEDCPDAKVHIMPYGGLTLPVSTATAR from the coding sequence ATGGCAACTGTAGAGCTTCCGTATGGCAATACCAGAATGGTTTTAGAGGTTCCGGATAAAAACCTATCACAGATCATACTACCTTCTGAACCGGATATAACTGAAAGTGAAGGCGAGATCCTGAAGGGTGCACTAAATAATCCCATTAACAATAAATCCCTACAGGAGATAGCAGATTCCAAATCCTCTGTTGCCATAATTGTAAGCGATGCTACAAGAGCGTCTCCTACAAAAAAGATGCTTCCTCCTCTTTTTGAAAAGCTTCATGAGGCAGGTGTCAGAGATGAAAACATCACAATAATCTTTGCTCTGGGCCTCCACCGGAAACAGTCGGAAGAAGAGATGAGATATATTGTCGGGGATGATATTTATGAACGGATAAGATGTATTGAACACGATCGTTCCAGATGTCGTCGGGTAGGGGTAACTTCGGCAGGCACTCCCGTTGAAGTATTTGAAGAGGTACTGGATTCCGATATAATCATCTGTACAGGTAATATTGAACTCCATTATTATGCAGGGTATAGTGGAGGTGCAAAGGCGATACTCCCTGGAGTTAGTTCTGAAGAATCAGTTATTGCCAATCACAGATTAATGGTGAATGAAAGAGCAACCAGTGGAAATATTGAAAGTCCTGTAAGAATTGATATGGAGGATGCTATCAATTTTGTCAAGGTTGATTTTTTGTTCAATGCAATTATTGACAGCAAAAAAAATATTGTTGCAGCTACAGCAGGACATATCATTGATGCTCATCGAAAGGGTGTGGAAGTTGTGGATCAAATGTATAAAGTTGAAGTTGAACCGGCTGATATTGTTATTGTTTCTGCAGGCGGTTATCCCAAAGACATAAACCTCTATCAGGCTCAAAAAGCCCTGGAAAATGCAAAAAGTGCGGTAAAAGAAGGAGGATCTATCCTCATGGTTGCTGAATGCAAGGATGGGTTTGGAAATGCAATATACGAAAAATGGAACCGTGAACTGAAAACCCCGGATGATGTACTGAATAAGTTTCATCATTCGTTTGAACTTGGAGGACATAAAGCAGCATTTGTAGCACAACTGACCAAAAAATCAAAACTGTATCTGTCCTCAGACCTGCCGGAAGTTGATGTCCGGAATGCTTTTTGTGTTCCATTTAAAGGGATTCAGGAACAGCTTGATGATCTTCTGGAAGATTGTCCAGATGCAAAGGTACATATTATGCCATACGGAGGATTGACACTTCCTGTATCTACAGCTACTGCTAGATAG
- a CDS encoding desulfoferrodoxin family protein has protein sequence MKFQELVKGKNEEAESTLKEKHVPVIEIEKEKGVNGTDIVRVYVGKETPHPNKVEHHIAWIALFGVKKDNDQVVNLGRSSFAPVHTNHNATFEIRTDDFKTLCATEYCNIHGLWENCIEV, from the coding sequence GTGAAATTTCAGGAACTGGTTAAAGGAAAGAATGAGGAAGCAGAGAGTACATTAAAGGAAAAACATGTCCCTGTGATAGAGATAGAAAAGGAAAAGGGCGTCAACGGCACAGATATTGTTCGTGTATATGTGGGAAAAGAGACACCACACCCAAATAAAGTAGAGCATCATATTGCATGGATTGCCCTGTTTGGAGTTAAAAAAGACAACGATCAGGTTGTCAATCTGGGACGGTCAAGCTTTGCTCCAGTCCATACCAATCACAATGCTACCTTTGAGATCAGGACCGATGATTTCAAAACATTGTGCGCAACAGAATACTGCAATATTCATGGCCTTTGGGAAAACTGCATTGAGGTCTAA
- the ahbC gene encoding 12,18-didecarboxysiroheme deacetylase yields the protein MIGISKLYCGTVEPSDALRYGRDSKKLPPHLLQFSKDKKPVVVWNVTKRCNLKCLHCYSKSGDSSSEDELNAELNTEEGKQLIDDLADFGTPVILFSGGEPLVRKDLPELVSYARSKGMRAVISTNGTLIDKDMAKVLRDIGLSYVGISLDGTLKTNDKFRAIPGAFDAAMEGLRNCQREGIKVGLRFTINKYNVQDIPAIFDLIEKENIPRICFYHLVYSGRGSELIDQDLSHEESRRTVDMIMDRTEQLHTKGHPVEVLTVDNHCDGPYIYMRLQKEDPERAQEVLELLKMNQGNSSGIGIGCVSWDGSIHPDQFWRHYSFGNVRERKFSEIWMDTSDKLMAGLKNRKPLIRENADRCARCRWLDVCNANFRVRAEAVHGNLWADDPACYLTEEEIKIPDDQQV from the coding sequence ATGATTGGGATTTCAAAGCTGTACTGCGGAACTGTTGAACCTTCAGATGCTCTCAGATATGGGCGTGACTCTAAAAAACTTCCTCCTCATCTGCTGCAGTTTTCTAAGGATAAAAAGCCTGTTGTCGTATGGAATGTAACGAAACGATGTAATTTAAAGTGCCTTCATTGCTATTCTAAATCAGGGGATTCAAGTAGTGAGGATGAGCTGAATGCTGAACTAAATACTGAGGAAGGTAAACAGTTAATTGATGATCTTGCGGACTTTGGGACTCCTGTTATCCTGTTTTCTGGTGGAGAACCCTTGGTACGAAAAGATCTTCCGGAACTTGTTTCCTATGCCAGATCTAAAGGTATGCGTGCGGTAATATCAACCAATGGAACCCTTATTGATAAAGATATGGCAAAAGTCCTCAGAGACATCGGCTTATCCTATGTGGGTATTTCACTTGATGGCACATTAAAGACCAATGATAAGTTCAGGGCTATTCCAGGTGCATTTGATGCAGCAATGGAGGGGCTTCGCAACTGTCAGAGGGAAGGAATTAAGGTAGGTCTTCGATTTACTATTAATAAATACAATGTACAGGATATACCTGCGATATTTGATCTTATAGAAAAAGAAAACATACCAAGAATATGTTTTTACCATCTGGTGTATTCAGGCCGTGGATCTGAACTGATTGATCAGGATCTTTCTCATGAAGAAAGCAGAAGAACGGTTGATATGATCATGGATCGAACAGAGCAACTTCATACAAAAGGCCATCCTGTTGAAGTTCTCACAGTCGATAATCACTGTGACGGCCCCTACATCTATATGCGGCTTCAGAAAGAGGATCCTGAACGTGCACAGGAAGTACTCGAATTGCTAAAGATGAACCAGGGCAATTCTTCAGGAATAGGGATTGGTTGTGTTTCATGGGACGGTTCAATACATCCAGATCAGTTCTGGAGACACTACAGCTTTGGGAATGTGCGTGAGAGAAAATTCAGTGAAATCTGGATGGATACTTCTGATAAATTAATGGCTGGTCTAAAGAACAGAAAACCACTGATTAGGGAAAATGCTGACAGATGTGCACGCTGCAGGTGGCTTGATGTATGTAATGCCAACTTCAGGGTGCGTGCAGAAGCAGTTCATGGAAATCTATGGGCTGATGATCCGGCTTGTTATCTTACAGAAGAGGAAATTAAAATACCCGACGATCAGCAAGTATAA
- a CDS encoding peptidase U32 family protein produces the protein MTKRVSAFPELVAGVRNISTLNACKNHVDAVYFSLDRFSLRARAQEISSEYLSDFVHAVHHAGLKAYLTVNSVIYPEDIKELDTIMDHASSAEIDAVICWDPATIEQALDNGLKVHISTQANVSNHRSAEFYHSLGAERVVLSRELSLEQIADIRNKTDMELEVFVHGAMCHSISGRCYLSAYLAGGSANCGECTQPCRWEWTLVADDGSMVEVGGKYLLSAKDLCMIEHIQELVDTGIDAFKIEGRLRDTRYISHVSSCYANALSSVKDGNFSIDNVSALKKDIESVFNRGLSTGFYFGTPSSKEIMLNKPMNASSTKKQPVGIVTNYYSKKKAASVILKHSSLCAEDRIVIEGNTTFLEQNVESIIKDNTPIKHAYKGDEVGLEVVSKVRKNDRIFKLINSKDTCK, from the coding sequence ATGACAAAAAGAGTATCAGCATTTCCGGAGCTTGTTGCTGGTGTCAGAAACATATCAACACTGAATGCATGCAAAAATCATGTGGATGCAGTTTATTTTTCTCTTGACCGCTTCAGTCTAAGAGCCCGAGCTCAGGAAATTTCATCTGAGTACTTATCTGATTTTGTTCATGCTGTCCATCACGCAGGACTCAAAGCTTATCTTACAGTAAACTCGGTCATCTACCCTGAAGACATCAAGGAACTGGATACCATAATGGATCATGCATCCTCTGCAGAAATAGATGCTGTTATTTGCTGGGATCCAGCTACAATAGAGCAGGCTCTGGATAATGGACTCAAGGTCCATATTTCCACCCAGGCAAATGTTTCAAACCATAGATCTGCAGAATTTTATCACTCTCTGGGTGCTGAAAGGGTGGTTCTTTCAAGAGAATTGTCCCTGGAACAAATTGCAGATATCCGTAATAAAACGGATATGGAACTTGAAGTTTTTGTTCATGGTGCAATGTGTCATTCGATTTCCGGGAGATGTTATCTCTCTGCATACCTGGCAGGAGGTTCAGCAAATTGTGGTGAGTGCACTCAACCATGCCGCTGGGAGTGGACACTGGTTGCAGATGATGGATCAATGGTAGAGGTCGGAGGTAAATATCTACTAAGTGCAAAGGACTTATGCATGATAGAACATATTCAGGAACTTGTAGATACTGGCATAGATGCCTTTAAGATTGAAGGAAGATTAAGAGATACAAGATATATTTCACATGTATCAAGCTGCTATGCAAATGCCTTATCATCAGTAAAGGACGGAAATTTTAGCATAGATAATGTATCTGCTTTAAAGAAAGATATTGAATCTGTATTTAACAGAGGATTATCTACCGGATTTTATTTTGGTACCCCTTCATCAAAAGAAATTATGCTCAACAAGCCAATGAATGCATCCTCTACAAAAAAGCAACCTGTGGGAATCGTCACAAACTATTACTCAAAAAAGAAAGCAGCATCCGTTATTTTAAAACATTCCTCTCTTTGTGCAGAAGATAGAATAGTAATCGAAGGGAATACAACCTTTCTGGAACAAAATGTGGAATCTATCATTAAAGACAATACACCCATAAAACATGCTTATAAGGGTGATGAAGTGGGTCTGGAAGTTGTATCGAAGGTCCGAAAGAATGACCGTATATTTAAGTTGATTAATTCAAAGGATACCTGTAAATAA
- a CDS encoding sodium:solute symporter family protein, translating to MAVSTSTFGIVILIYLMVIFYLGWLGYKRTCKDDDYMVAGRKIHPFILALSYGATFISTAAIVGFGGVAGSLGMGLLWLVFMNIFVGIFIAFAIFGPKTRRIGQNLSAVTFPELLGKRFESRFIQGFSGALIGVFMPLYAGIVLIGAARFIETALGVHYDIAVLIFTIIVAAYVITGGLIAVMYTDALQGFLMFIGMGILLVFTYRILGGINQAHQSLTELGHLVPQALVQGGHQGWTMMPELGSPIWWTMVSTIILGVGIGVLAQPQLAVRFMTVESDKSFNRAIFVGGPFILMMAGVAYITGALSNVYFFENFGQIALEIAGGNTDLIIPMYINNAMPDAFVILFMLVLLAASMSTLSSQYHTMGTSIGHDFYRGYLLSGKAGRTVNITRLGIAVTILISVIFAYFLPISIIARATAIFFGLCAAAFLPIYAGALFWKRMTREGAIAGLIVGTLSSLFWLTFVHAANAVPLGISEFIFSTETVITGTWTLVDPILIATPLAAIAAIVVSLITEPPSDEHLEWCYGKS from the coding sequence GTGGCAGTAAGTACTTCTACATTTGGTATTGTCATCCTGATTTATTTGATGGTAATATTCTATCTCGGCTGGCTTGGCTACAAGCGTACCTGTAAAGACGATGACTACATGGTTGCAGGTAGAAAGATACACCCTTTTATTCTTGCCCTTTCCTATGGTGCAACCTTTATCAGTACTGCTGCAATTGTTGGATTTGGTGGCGTAGCTGGTTCACTTGGTATGGGATTACTATGGCTGGTCTTCATGAATATTTTTGTAGGGATTTTTATTGCTTTCGCCATCTTTGGACCAAAAACAAGAAGAATTGGCCAGAACCTGAGTGCAGTCACTTTTCCTGAACTTCTAGGAAAAAGGTTCGAATCCAGGTTCATTCAGGGATTTTCAGGTGCACTGATAGGAGTATTCATGCCGCTTTATGCAGGTATTGTTTTGATCGGAGCAGCACGGTTTATTGAGACCGCACTTGGTGTCCATTATGATATAGCTGTTTTGATCTTTACCATTATTGTTGCTGCCTATGTGATTACAGGCGGCCTTATTGCAGTAATGTACACTGATGCATTACAGGGTTTTCTGATGTTTATTGGAATGGGCATACTGCTGGTATTCACATACAGAATACTGGGTGGCATTAACCAGGCACATCAGTCACTTACTGAACTGGGACATCTTGTGCCTCAGGCACTGGTTCAGGGAGGGCACCAGGGATGGACCATGATGCCGGAGCTCGGATCTCCAATATGGTGGACAATGGTATCAACCATAATACTTGGAGTAGGAATTGGTGTACTTGCCCAACCTCAGCTGGCAGTGAGATTCATGACAGTGGAAAGTGATAAATCATTCAACAGAGCAATATTTGTGGGAGGGCCCTTTATCCTGATGATGGCAGGAGTAGCCTACATCACAGGTGCACTTTCAAACGTATATTTCTTTGAGAATTTTGGCCAGATTGCACTTGAGATTGCTGGAGGGAATACCGATCTAATTATTCCGATGTACATTAATAATGCAATGCCGGATGCATTTGTGATATTGTTCATGCTGGTGTTGCTGGCGGCGTCCATGTCAACTCTCAGTTCACAGTATCACACCATGGGCACTTCAATAGGCCATGATTTTTATCGAGGCTACCTTCTAAGCGGCAAAGCCGGACGAACAGTAAATATTACCCGTCTTGGTATTGCAGTCACCATTCTGATCAGTGTGATCTTTGCATACTTTCTTCCGATCAGTATCATTGCACGTGCGACCGCAATTTTCTTTGGACTTTGTGCAGCTGCATTCCTGCCTATATATGCCGGTGCCCTTTTCTGGAAAAGAATGACAAGGGAAGGTGCAATTGCAGGTCTGATAGTAGGCACGCTCTCAAGTCTGTTCTGGCTGACCTTTGTACATGCTGCAAATGCAGTTCCACTGGGAATATCAGAATTTATATTCTCAACTGAAACAGTTATTACAGGTACTTGGACTCTTGTAGATCCGATACTGATTGCAACACCGCTTGCAGCAATTGCAGCCATTGTGGTGAGCCTGATTACAGAGCCTCCGTCAGATGAACACCTGGAATGGTGTTATGGAAAATCCTGA
- the msrA gene encoding peptide-methionine (S)-S-oxide reductase MsrA: MEKATFAAGCFWGVEDSFRKVEGVISTRVGYAGGHTENPTYKEVSTGRTGHAESVEIIYDPSIVSYKELLDIFWDVHDPTQVNRQGPDIGSQYRSIIFYHNEEQKFDAIESKKELEKSGKYNKEIATEIIPAREFYPAEDYHQQYFEKRRL; this comes from the coding sequence ATGGAAAAAGCTACGTTTGCTGCAGGTTGTTTCTGGGGAGTTGAAGATTCGTTTCGAAAGGTAGAGGGAGTCATATCCACACGTGTAGGTTATGCCGGGGGTCATACAGAAAACCCTACATACAAAGAGGTTTCGACTGGTAGGACCGGTCATGCTGAAAGTGTCGAAATCATTTATGATCCATCAATTGTCAGTTACAAAGAGTTACTGGATATATTCTGGGATGTTCATGATCCAACCCAGGTTAACCGCCAGGGACCGGATATTGGCAGCCAGTACCGTTCAATCATTTTCTACCACAATGAAGAGCAAAAGTTTGATGCAATCGAATCTAAAAAGGAACTGGAAAAGTCCGGCAAGTACAATAAAGAGATTGCTACAGAGATTATACCTGCCAGGGAATTCTATCCTGCAGAAGACTATCACCAGCAATATTTTGAAAAAAGAAGATTATAA
- a CDS encoding metallophosphoesterase, producing the protein MIGIMSDSHDSLDSINRAVKIFNEEKVTAVLHAGDIVSPFTAKAFQELDAKLYFVFGNNDGDKLTLKSWFEDFGAHLCGDFGNLEIDGIKIGLLHGVDETMVQSLAISGNFDVIVRGHTHRSAIESMNGTLVINPGEASGVLTGRSTVAFLDAGELDVRIVDI; encoded by the coding sequence ATGATCGGAATAATGTCTGATTCACATGATTCTTTAGATTCAATAAATAGGGCTGTGAAAATCTTTAATGAAGAAAAAGTAACTGCTGTACTTCATGCAGGTGATATTGTATCTCCATTTACAGCAAAGGCCTTTCAGGAACTTGATGCAAAATTGTATTTTGTTTTTGGTAACAATGATGGGGACAAACTAACTCTAAAATCATGGTTTGAGGATTTTGGAGCTCATCTATGCGGAGATTTTGGGAATCTGGAAATAGATGGCATAAAAATCGGACTTCTGCATGGGGTCGATGAGACTATGGTACAGTCTCTTGCAATTTCAGGAAATTTTGATGTCATTGTACGGGGACATACTCACAGGTCAGCTATAGAAAGCATGAATGGAACTCTTGTAATAAATCCCGGTGAAGCTTCAGGTGTGCTTACCGGCAGATCCACAGTTGCATTTCTTGATGCCGGAGAATTGGATGTGAGAATTGTGGATATTTAG
- the pyk gene encoding pyruvate kinase: MQENEPKNVLEDVSCFKLPDHKTKIVCTLGPASSSENIIRKLIMKGMNISRLNFSHGNFQDHKDVIQKIRNISRELCIEIAIMADLPGPKIRTGKLETEPIHLSKGDEVILTTENVRGEGQIIPVNYKKLPESVSPGNFIYLNDGFIQLECLKILKNNVYCRVITEGPLSSNKGVNLPGIDIDLEPVTENDLKVIDFALDAGVDIFSISFVEKAEDIEKVRNFALKRGKSVFLIAKIEREKAVRDIDRIIEVSDGLMIARGDMGVELPIQNVPQVQKELIAKATMKGIPVITATHMLESMTENIRPTRAEVTDVANAILDGTDAVMLSGETAVGKYPVESVEMMSSIAKASEEWRDRTRWGIERIETRICGVEMNIDDVISHHVNEAVQRLSVDYVVTPTMSGQTARRISRFRPSTWILAFSRYPLTAQSLTLSYGVFPVYVKKLETDWENTVLGKMKEWGIYQSGDIVVLTQGQSPGRPGGTNLLKILTLV, from the coding sequence TTGCAAGAGAATGAACCTAAAAATGTGCTGGAAGACGTTTCATGTTTTAAGCTTCCTGATCATAAGACCAAAATCGTCTGTACCCTGGGCCCGGCTTCTTCATCTGAAAATATAATCCGGAAACTAATAATGAAGGGAATGAATATTTCCAGACTTAACTTTTCCCATGGTAATTTTCAGGATCATAAAGATGTGATTCAGAAGATAAGGAATATTTCCAGAGAGCTATGCATAGAAATTGCTATTATGGCAGATCTTCCGGGTCCAAAGATCAGAACCGGAAAGCTGGAGACCGAGCCTATACACCTGTCAAAGGGTGATGAAGTAATATTGACCACAGAAAATGTTCGGGGAGAAGGCCAGATCATTCCTGTAAATTATAAAAAACTTCCAGAATCTGTATCCCCTGGAAACTTTATTTACCTCAATGACGGATTTATCCAGCTTGAATGCCTGAAAATTTTAAAAAACAATGTCTATTGCAGGGTAATCACTGAAGGTCCACTTTCATCAAATAAAGGTGTTAATCTCCCGGGAATCGATATTGATCTTGAGCCAGTAACTGAAAATGATCTTAAGGTAATCGATTTTGCACTTGATGCAGGAGTGGATATATTCAGCATTTCATTTGTAGAAAAGGCAGAAGATATTGAAAAGGTTAGGAATTTTGCTTTGAAGAGGGGCAAGTCGGTTTTTCTTATTGCAAAGATCGAACGTGAGAAAGCAGTCCGGGATATTGACCGGATTATAGAGGTTTCTGATGGACTTATGATTGCAAGGGGTGATATGGGAGTAGAATTACCAATCCAGAATGTGCCCCAGGTCCAAAAGGAACTTATCGCTAAAGCTACAATGAAAGGCATACCTGTAATAACAGCAACACATATGCTTGAATCAATGACGGAGAACATCCGGCCTACCCGGGCAGAAGTGACTGATGTTGCAAATGCGATACTTGATGGAACTGATGCTGTGATGCTTTCTGGTGAAACTGCAGTAGGAAAATATCCTGTAGAAAGTGTAGAAATGATGTCATCGATAGCAAAAGCCTCTGAAGAGTGGAGGGACAGGACCAGATGGGGAATTGAAAGAATAGAGACCCGAATATGTGGTGTTGAAATGAATATCGATGATGTTATTTCCCATCATGTCAATGAAGCGGTACAGAGGTTATCGGTCGATTATGTTGTAACTCCCACAATGTCGGGACAAACCGCAAGAAGAATCTCCAGGTTCAGGCCATCTACATGGATCCTAGCCTTTAGCCGCTATCCGCTAACTGCCCAGAGTCTCACTTTATCTTATGGTGTATTTCCTGTATATGTAAAAAAATTAGAAACAGACTGGGAAAATACAGTCCTTGGTAAAATGAAAGAGTGGGGAATATATCAGTCTGGAGATATTGTAGTCCTTACTCAGGGACAATCACCTGGCAGGCCGGGCGGAACAAACCTGCTAAAAATACTTACACTTGTCTGA
- a CDS encoding glutaredoxin family protein has translation MPKVTLVHADWCRLCPAASKLWKSLQSEYEFEYEEVDIDTEKGQELAGKHSIMGVPTTIIDDEVIYVGVPEKDEAVSMLS, from the coding sequence ATGCCTAAAGTTACACTCGTACATGCAGACTGGTGCAGATTATGTCCCGCAGCAAGCAAATTATGGAAAAGCCTGCAATCTGAATACGAATTCGAATATGAAGAAGTGGACATTGATACTGAAAAAGGGCAGGAGCTTGCCGGCAAGCACTCCATAATGGGAGTGCCAACCACAATCATCGATGATGAAGTTATTTATGTGGGCGTTCCTGAAAAGGATGAAGCTGTTTCTATGCTCTCCTGA
- a CDS encoding ABC transporter ATP-binding protein: MTSEEIIIEIRNLSKIYSDGVDVYALDSINLEIHKGEFLAIVGPSGSGKSTLLHIIGILDTPTRGSIFIAGNDVSQMPDKDRSRIRNQVLGFVFQYHHLMPDFTALENVMMPLLIAGRTREEATRMANELLAEVGLEDRIDHRPTQLSGGQNQRVAVARALANSPAIVIGDEPTGNLDTKSSEKIYELIRRLNREHGQTFILVSHDEALARKADRVIHIVDGKIAE; the protein is encoded by the coding sequence ATGACCAGTGAAGAAATAATCATTGAAATCAGGAATCTGAGTAAAATCTATTCAGACGGTGTGGATGTTTATGCACTGGATTCTATAAATCTGGAAATCCATAAAGGCGAGTTTCTGGCAATAGTAGGTCCTTCCGGTTCAGGCAAAAGTACACTTCTTCATATCATAGGTATACTGGATACACCTACCAGAGGTTCCATTTTCATCGCTGGAAATGATGTAAGTCAGATGCCTGATAAGGACCGTTCCAGAATTCGTAATCAAGTGCTGGGGTTTGTGTTTCAGTATCACCACTTAATGCCTGATTTTACAGCTCTTGAAAACGTGATGATGCCTTTGTTAATTGCAGGCAGGACCAGAGAAGAAGCAACCAGAATGGCAAATGAACTTTTAGCTGAGGTGGGCCTTGAAGACCGTATCGATCACAGACCAACGCAACTCTCCGGCGGCCAGAATCAGAGAGTTGCAGTTGCAAGAGCTCTTGCCAACAGTCCTGCCATCGTAATAGGTGATGAACCTACAGGTAACCTGGATACAAAATCAAGTGAGAAGATTTATGAACTTATAAGAAGACTCAATCGTGAACATGGACAGACATTTATACTGGTCAGCCATGACGAAGCACTTGCCCGGAAAGCGGATAGAGTAATCCATATAGTTGACGGCAAAATCGCAGAATAA
- the trxB gene encoding thioredoxin-disulfide reductase, whose product MHDLIIVGAGAAGLSAGIYGSRYGLDTLVLEKNEINSQIALVDRVENYPGFASISGMELIKKIEDHAKAMGIDINYSNVRNVIIDNDRKIVQTENEELQAKSIIIASGAKPQKLDVPGEIKFTGKGVSYCATCDGPFFKKRNVAVIGGGNSAVAEALVLSGIADNVYVVHRRNELRAETILQNRAFATENIEFICDSVVEQIKGNNKVEQIVVRNIITGKVEEIPVNGVFIYVGIKPNTDFIDVAKTEDGFIVTDNDMQSSVEGIYAAGDCRTTPLRQVITAVGDGAIAAYYANNYVKGI is encoded by the coding sequence ATGCATGATCTGATTATAGTGGGAGCCGGGGCAGCCGGGCTAAGTGCGGGAATCTATGGTTCAAGGTATGGACTGGACACTCTTGTACTGGAAAAAAATGAGATAAATAGTCAAATCGCACTGGTTGATCGAGTAGAGAATTATCCGGGATTTGCGTCAATAAGCGGCATGGAATTGATAAAAAAAATTGAAGATCATGCAAAGGCAATGGGTATAGATATAAATTATTCAAATGTTAGAAATGTTATCATTGATAATGATAGAAAAATAGTCCAGACTGAAAATGAAGAACTCCAGGCAAAGAGCATAATTATAGCAAGTGGTGCAAAGCCTCAGAAATTAGACGTTCCTGGAGAAATTAAATTCACAGGCAAAGGTGTCTCTTATTGTGCAACCTGTGACGGTCCGTTTTTTAAGAAGAGGAATGTCGCAGTTATTGGAGGAGGTAATTCAGCAGTTGCAGAAGCACTGGTTCTGTCTGGCATTGCAGACAATGTATATGTAGTGCACAGGAGAAACGAGTTGAGAGCAGAAACAATACTCCAAAATAGAGCCTTTGCAACAGAAAACATCGAATTCATCTGTGACAGTGTGGTTGAACAGATCAAAGGAAACAATAAAGTTGAACAGATTGTTGTAAGAAATATAATTACTGGAAAGGTAGAAGAAATTCCAGTCAACGGAGTCTTCATTTATGTTGGCATAAAGCCAAATACCGATTTTATTGACGTTGCAAAGACCGAAGATGGTTTTATCGTCACCGATAATGACATGCAGTCATCAGTAGAAGGAATCTATGCAGCGGGTGATTGTCGAACTACCCCATTGCGCCAGGTGATAACTGCAGTTGGTGATGGAGCAATTGCTGCCTATTATGCAAATAATTATGTTAAAGGGATTTAA
- a CDS encoding metallophosphoesterase family protein, whose translation MKLLLISDIHANKIALDRTLTVPHDRIICLGDLVDYGPMPVECIDAIKDLKIPTIRGNHDNAVAYRIDCGCGYEYKNLSISSREYTWQHLDQEHIHFLKNLPLNLKENIDGHRLYFTHGSPVSMYNYIKPDTPVNEIEKMIEGIDSDFLFIGHSHIPFVRKVKNTTIINPGSVGQPRDGDIRASCAVFDTVSCETEIIRLQYDIKGIYRLIRDKNMPDQDQLIDILKRGY comes from the coding sequence ATGAAGCTTCTACTTATTTCTGACATCCACGCAAATAAGATAGCACTTGACAGGACATTAACCGTACCCCATGACAGGATTATTTGTTTAGGAGACCTTGTGGATTATGGACCTATGCCAGTTGAATGCATTGATGCTATAAAGGATTTGAAGATACCCACAATCAGAGGTAACCATGACAATGCAGTTGCCTATCGCATTGATTGTGGATGTGGATATGAGTATAAAAATCTGTCAATATCTTCCAGAGAATACACCTGGCAGCATCTTGATCAGGAACATATCCATTTTTTGAAAAATCTGCCTTTGAACCTCAAAGAGAATATTGATGGCCACAGACTGTATTTTACGCATGGAAGTCCTGTATCAATGTATAATTACATAAAACCTGATACTCCAGTTAATGAAATTGAGAAAATGATTGAAGGCATAGATAGCGATTTTCTTTTTATAGGACATTCGCATATCCCGTTTGTAAGGAAAGTGAAGAATACCACCATTATAAATCCAGGTTCAGTTGGACAGCCCCGTGACGGAGATATAAGAGCCAGCTGTGCAGTTTTTGACACTGTATCCTGTGAAACAGAAATTATCAGACTTCAGTACGATATTAAAGGAATTTATCGCCTGATCAGAGACAAAAATATGCCCGATCAGGACCAGCTTATAGATATACTCAAGCGTGGATACTAA